One stretch of Ananas comosus cultivar F153 linkage group 6, ASM154086v1, whole genome shotgun sequence DNA includes these proteins:
- the LOC109711329 gene encoding LOW QUALITY PROTEIN: ATP-dependent DNA helicase PIF6-like (The sequence of the model RefSeq protein was modified relative to this genomic sequence to represent the inferred CDS: inserted 3 bases in 2 codons), which translates to MAHRFCFEALDRTLRDILRFSNPSSCEQPFGGKVVIFGGDFRQILPVIPKGTRQDIIFATINSSYLWSSIKVLTLXKKMRLETGSFNYNLEEMREFSKWILSVGDGDAGEENDGEEIXIVIPDEFLIKESTNPIASIVDSTYPSLLSNIHDLQYLQERAILAPTLEIVDAVNEYVLSLLHGEEKVYLSSDSVCKTDVGLDGPEDVYTPNFLNSIKCSGVPNHMLKLKQGAAVMLLRNIDKFSGLCNGTRLVITQLGKHILEAKVISGSNIREKVFTPHMVITPSDSKLPFKMQQRQFPLAVCFTMTINKSQGQSLSHVGLYLHRQIFSYGQVYVAISRVRSKDRLKILICDKDGLLSKTTSNMVFKEVFQNLK; encoded by the exons ATGGCACACAGGTTTTGTTTTGAAGCTCTTGACAGGACATTAAGAGATATTCTACGGTTTTCTAATCCATCAAGTTGTGAGCAACCATTTGGGGGTAAAGTCGTTATTTTTGGAGGTGATTTCAGGCAAATTCTTCCTGTTATTCCTAAAGGGACAAGACAAGATATTATTTTTGCAACTATTAATTCTTCTTATCTTTGGAGTTCTATTAAGGTTCTTACTT ACAAAAAAATGAGGCTAGAAACAGGCTCATTTAATTACAATCTagaagagatgagagagttCTCAAAGTGGATACTAAGTGTTGGAGATGGAGATGCCGGTGAGGAGAATGATGGTGAAGAAAT AATAGTGATACCTGATGAATTTCTCATAAAGGAATCAACAAATCCAATTGCATCAATAGTGGATAGTACGTATCCTTCATTGTTAAGTAATATTCATGATTTGCAATACTTACAAGAAAGAGCGATTCTTGCTCCTACTCTTGAAATTGTGGATGCTGTGAATGAATACGTGCTTTCATTGCTTCATGGTGAAGAAAAAGTTTATTTGAGCTCTGATAGTGTTTGTAAGACGGATGTGGGCTTAGATGGTCCTGAAGATGTATATACACCTAATTTTTTAAACAGTATTAAATGTTCAGGAGTTCCCAATCACATGCTCAAATTGAAGCAAGGTGCTGCTGTGATGTTATTGAGAAACATAGACAAGTTTTCAGGTTTATGCAATGGAACAAGATTAGTGATCACTCAATTGGGAAAACACATACTAGAAGCAAAAGTGATCTCTGGGAGCAATATTAGGGAGAAGGTGTTTACACCCCATATGGTGATTACTCCATCAGACTCCAAGTTACCTTTTAAAATGCAACAAAGGCAATTCCCGTTGGCTGTTTGTTTTACTATGACGATAAACAAGAGTCAAGGTCAATCGTTATCACATGTTGGATTGTATCTACATAGACAGATATTCAGTTATGGTCAGGTATATGTTGCAATATCTAGAGTTCGAAGCAAGGACAGATTGAAAATTCTAATTTGTGATAAAGATGGTTTGTTATCCAAAACCACAAGCAATATGGTTTTTAAAGAAGTGTTTCAGAACTTAAAATAG